Proteins found in one Triticum aestivum cultivar Chinese Spring chromosome 4D, IWGSC CS RefSeq v2.1, whole genome shotgun sequence genomic segment:
- the LOC123100238 gene encoding expansin-A19-like has translation MSQPAWENIGIYRAGIIPVFYQQVKCWRQGGVRFTINGFNYFELVLMANIGGSGSIKSMSVKGANTAWIPMSRNWGANWHCLSGLVGQALSFAITSTGGQYLVFQDVVSA, from the coding sequence ATGTCGCAGCCTGCCTGGGAGAACATCGGCATCTACCGTGCCGGCATCATCCCGGTCTTCTACCAGCAGGTCAAGTGCTGGAGGCAGGGCGGCGTGCGGTTCACCATCAACGGCTTCAACTACTTCGAGCTGGTGCTCATGGCCAACATTGGCGGGAGCGGGTCGATCAAGAGCATGTCGGTGAAAGGGGCCAACACCGCGTGGATCCCCATGTCCAGGAACTGGGGCGCCAACTGGCACTGCCTCTCGGGGCTAGTTGGGCAGGCGCTCAGCTTCGCCATCACCTCCACCGGTGGCCAATACCTCGTCTTTCAAGACGTCGTGTCGGCCTAG